Within the Zingiber officinale cultivar Zhangliang unplaced genomic scaffold, Zo_v1.1 ctg126, whole genome shotgun sequence genome, the region GCCAAGCAAAACAAAGGTCTATATAAGACCTGAGAAGGGGAATGAAGAAAGACACAGAAACGAGAAAAGCTTCAGTGAGTTTTGTGAGAAAAGCTCCAGTGAGTTGTGTGAGAAAAGCACAAGTGTGCTTCCATTCCTCCTCGAATCCCCATGTTTCTTTTCTTTCTGTTGTGCACTTCTTTTGCTCAACAGAAATAgtgatagttttcggatctagttcagatcgtcacgacaaccagtgctcggttgtgcttgtgatcctgccgttttatcctgggaaacagacgtccaCCTGATCCTCTGAGTACCGCGGAGGGGCCGAATCTATTTTAAGGTGACAACGCtctgctggactcggcatccactctgAAGTCGTGTTGTAGCTCTCGACATCTTGTCAGCAACTCTCAGCGGCAACTTGGCGCCGCTCGACAACTCACGTTGTCCTCAACTCACCTACTCAGCGCATGGCTTGGCTCGctagagtcgacagtttgagattatctgctcaaacctACTTAATTGTAAGTCCTTGTGCATCTGACATCTGGTACGCACTCAGAAGCGTGAAACAGAGCTTCTGAGACGATCACACAGATTATAACGGGTTTACACCCAACAGATTTGTATCTATTATTCACAATTTAAGCTgtctaaaatttaaaacaaaattaaatgcTCTAACTCctgttaataaaaaaaatatgaacacCTAATCTCAAGTCTGTCCATACTAGAATAAATTAGTAAATATTTATGATAGGTGATCCagaagtatattttttaaaaaattctataaataaatTAGGGAACGAAAGGTGGAAATTTAAATAACAAGGTGACATCCTTTCCTAAATCCTGTTAATAAAGATCAAAGGAATGGAAGGACATTAAGTACATTTATATCATAATCAAGATCCAATTATATCCACTAATCAAATTTAGATTAAAtcgagatttatttaaaattataggcACTCGTAATTGTAtctatttaaattcataaatatgaatatttattgatttatttaaatgaatttaatatAACGGGAATCTTTTTTGGTCCAATGGCCGTTATGTTCGTCCGTTCTCATGACGCTGTAGCCCGTAGCTCCGTCCTCAACCCTTCGCGGATAACCGTAACCTACCGAACGCGAAGACAATTCCGTTCACTTCAATGCGAACTGACAAATTTGCCCCACAGTCCATCGACCATCTTCACTCTCACCGAACGCCGTGCAGTCGTAATTATTTCAATGTTGGAGGACTTATTTGTCTCTCGAGTTGGCCCTTGTCGTTTTCTACTATTTTATTAGCGCAAAGCGAAGAGAAACAGCGACGGATACGGATTCCTGTGCGAAATTTTGAATCGAGTTCCCGGCGAAGCAAACCCTAGTTGCTTCTCTTTCGAAGCGAGCGCTGCTTGTTCCCATCGTCTCTTCCTCTGAGGCACTCTGGAATTTGGAATCAGACAACAACCTCCGCTTCCCTGCTTCGTGTTTTGAACTTCCTTCAACGTTGCAGCTTTTTCTCGGACAGTGTATGGCTGAAACTAGTTTCCAGCGTTAGGAGTTTTGGCCGGGATCGATGTCAGGTTCGTACTGCGGGAAGTCATGGAAAGACTGAAATAACCGGAGAAAGCTGGTTTTTAGGTAGTAGCTGTTCATTTTGAGGCGTTTCAAATCATGTTGTCAGCGGCGGCTACATCTCCTTCGATCGTTCGAAGTTCCCTTGAGGTGATGCTGGATTCCATCAGGATGAAGGAGGAGCAGCCAAAAGATCTTCCACCTGCTTTGCCTGTCCGTCCCACCGCGAGAGGGCGCCTTCCTACTTCAAAAAGGTCCGTGGCTGTCAATCTTAAAGTCGGACAAAGTGCATCTGAGGAAATTTTAAGGGGTCACGTCAAACGGGATTTTGAGAATGAAGAGAAAATGCGAAGGGGTGATAAAGAGGCGGTGTTTAGGAGTGGTGTATTTGATAGTAAGAAACTGCGGAGGCTTGAGCGTCCAGAAGAGTCTCCCTATGTCATGATGACGAAGCTAGAGAACCACGGAAAAAAGGTGGAGGTGAATGATTCAAGGCCTTCTTCTGTAGCACTGCCATCATCCATCCCACGGAACAAGAAGTTGGGGAAGAGTGACACTAGTGAATGTGCCGTGAAGAAGGTAATTTATAGTTTCTCAAAATATCATCGCCAGACACTCTGGTTTACTTGTTTCTAAGAGTACCTGTTGGCGATAAATGTTTGATGGTTCTTAATTCTTACTCTATTCCGTTCAATTTCGGTATTCTTtattcttttaaataattttcaaacatattacATAAGATTTTCCCGTTCCACCTTTTAGAATATGCAAGTTTGGTGCTGGACTCAGGAAGCGAAGTGGGAGCTAGGTCACATTCAAACAGTTTCAGGGGACAATGTGAAAATCTTGTTATCTGATGGAAATGTAAAAACCTAAATCTGTACTTCTCTTCTGTATAATTACAGGCAATATCTGGTAATTAATTACTGGTCCATAATCAGGTTCTTTTGGTTACTGGTGAAGATCTCTTACCCGCCAACCCTCATATCCTTGATGGTGTTGATGATCTTATACAGCTTAGTTATTTGAATGAACCATCAGTTCTCCACAATCTTAGATACCGCTACTCTTGTGATAGTGTTTATGTAAGCATGCTTTTCAAGATATGAAACTTAGTCTTAACTTTTTTTCCCCACTTTTTTCACCTTCACTAgttatttgaattttatttcCCTCTATCCAGACTAAAGCAGGACCTGTTTTGGTTGCAATCAATCCATTTAAAGAGGTACCCTTTTATGGAAAAGATTATATTACAGCATACAAGCAGAAGCTCACAGAGAGCCCACATGTCTTTGCAATAGCAGATTCTGCTTTTAATGAAATGAGGAGAGGTAGGCCTGCATCTTGATGACAATTTTGATCTCTtattaggtaaatatgtttgtGTTGCATTGAATTTCTGGAGCAATTGATAAATCCTAATTGTTTATTCTGCAGATGGTGTAAATCAATCTATTATAATAAGGTGATTTCATTCTCCATAGCAATTATGTGAAGCTTTTGATCCATCTACAAATTTCCAGCTTGATAATTTGTGTCATTCATTATTAGCATCTCTTGAGTGGTTATGTTGCATCTTGAATTGCAGTGGTGAAAGTGGTGCCGGTAAAACTGAGACTGCAAAATTCGCAATGCTGTATCTTGCAGATCTCGGGGGTGGTTGTGGCATAGAGGATGAGGTTTTGCAGAGTAACTCGATACTGGAAGCATTTGGAAATGCAAAAACTTCAAGAAATGATAACTCAAGCAGATTTGTGAGTTGGCCAATGGCTAGAGCAGTTTATTGTATTTGCATGATCAATATGTTTTTTTTCCTATCCTGCTAGCCTTGCCAACGTGTATCTATCATCTTGACAATTGTTTGCATATACACTGTTTTATGTCGCAGGGGAAACTTATTGAAATAAATTTCAGTACTGCTGGAAAAATTGGTGGTGCTAAAATTCAAACTTGTAAGAAATGTTATTGGTacctttttactgcttcttataTTAGATTTTCCCCTTGCAACTGACATTTTCACATCTCGTATTCTCAAACAATTTGCACATGGAAGTTTTACTTGAAAAGGTATTTATTTTACAGTATAAGGCAATTCTCTAATACATTGTAGCAAATTAGTACTTAATGGCTTATAACTTTTTTTCCTCTAGTCAAGGGTAGTTCAGAGACCAACAGGTGAAAGATCATATCATGTTTTCTATCAACTTTGTGCTGGAGCTCCTCCGAGTCTCAAAGGTATTCATTTAGTCAATTTCATATATGACCTTACTTCCCAGATACATGATAACTTTCTAGCTTTAAGGAATATTATACTATGCCACACATCTCTTGAAATTCAATTGTAATATGCAGAGGAGTTGAATCTAAGAACTGCTGATGAATATGAATATTTGAAGCAAAGTAACTGCTTGACCATAGACTATGTTGATGATGCTCAGAGATTTCACAAATTAATGGTAAATTTTAACTGATCACTCAAAAGCATGTTATGCTCCTTGGATTATTTTTGATGAAATTCTTTAATTGTTTTCAGCATGATAATCATGTAACTGACTAATTTTCTCCAGGAAGCCTTGGATGTCATTCAAATATCTAAGCAAAATCAAAAGCATCTCTTCTCTACACTTACTGCAGTATTATGGCTGGGTAATATTTGCTTCTCAGTGGTAGATAATGAAAACCATGTTGAAGTGGTCCTTGGTGAAGGTACACTATTTATACATGGCTATTCCAACTTACCATTGCTTTTTCTTGTTATAAACTCCTTGGTGTTTCCTCATGCATGCTTGCTCATAAAATGTAAGATGCATATGCATGGTTACTAGAATAGCTACAATAAAATATACTACTACAGCAAGCATGGTTTTAAATCTCATACCACCAATCCATATTGGATGTGATGTCTATTTCCACTTCCACACCAAGATGATGACCCAGCTGAGACACCATGCCAGGAGGCTGAGATCTTTGGCAGAGGCTTCCAACAGTTTTTTGATGGTGATTTAACTGTAAACTTTCAAATAAGTTTCTATTCCTCCACCTGGTTCCCTTTTTGATGCTGTTAGGGTTCAGCAGTGTGCAGGGTTCTTTGTGTTATTTGTTGCCGACGAACACCAGTATTTGCAAGCCAGCATGACACCAAATAGTTTCATGCTTTTGTTCTCATTGGGAATCAGAATCCCTGCTTATAACTTAACTTAAAACCTGAATAGTTCTAAGAAATGATCAAATTACAAAAAATAGATGGCGTGGACATGTTCAAAGGCAACTAGTAGATCCTTTAGTTACCTGAGTTGTATCCATTAGAGGGGAAGGTATAAAAGATTTTAGACTAATAGAATCTTTAGTTGGGTAATAAAATAGcgattaaattaatttgaatggTACTGGTGATGTAGTTCTAAATGGATCAATGATATTCACATAGCCCACCTTAAATAGTTGGGACAAATATGACAATGATGATGTAAATAACCATGCTAGTACTGCACCTTTGTTTGAGAAGTTACAATTCAACCAAATTATTAGATAATTTAGCTGGATGCAAGTTAGGCATTGGGCTATATAGCAGGACTTTGAATGGGAATAGTCATCTTTAGATCTATAAATAAATGATTTTTAATCCCATTTGTATAGAATATAATATCAAGTTTCTCAACTTGGTATTGGAGCCTATCCAGCTCCGTTGTTCTTCCTTCCTCTGATGAGATTGCCTGTTCTCCATGCTGCAAAGAATAATGTTCATTCTCTCCTGTGCCATTTGCAGGAGTAGCTAATGCAGCAAAGTTGATGGATTGTGAAATACCTGATTTAATGCTAGCTTTATCAACTCGTAAAATCCAAGCTGGCAATGATAATATTATCCAAAAGCTTACATTACAGCAGGTACAATTGGAATTATTTGCTCAATGGTGCTCCACTAAGATGATGTTGTACATCCCTTTTGGCTAAATTATGTCTCTACTGTTGCAGGCAATTGACACCCGGGATGCATTGGCAAAAACAATGTATTCTAGCTTATTTGACTGGCTTGTCGAACAAATTAACACATCACTTGAAGTAGGAAAATGCTACGCTGGACAATCCATTAGCATTTTGGATATTTTCGGATTTGAATCTTTTCATGTATTGATCTACCGGTGCTTTCAATTAAATATTGCTTTATTGAATGTTTCTTGTTTATTAGACTGACATTTTACTCTTGTAGAAAAACGGTTTTGAACAGTTTTGCATAAATTATTGTAATGAGAAGCTACAACAACACTTCAATCGCCACCTATTTAAACTTGAACAGGAGGCAAGATCCTACCTTCTTGATTTTTTCTCTCTCCCTTAGATATATACATGCAAAGGCATCATGCAAAGACATCATCATCATGATTATCCTTGATTGCTTGAATCTCATTAGTATTACCACTgaatttttttgttaatttttttttttttttttgttttgctgTGTCAATAGAAGTTGTTTGCTATAAAGTAGTGGCAATGACTTCATTTTTCTTTGAAGGGGTTGAGTAGATATGATTTCATAAGGTTGGTTTCAATTCCTGGAATCAGTTATTATTTTATCTAAAGTATATgatggttttttttttgtttgacatCTCACTTTTTGTGCAAAAACTCAATATCCAATTAAGAAAATTATGTCTCCTGAACTGAGGAGTTTGAAGGAAAGAGAGACATGATGCAGGAATCACCATGAGGTGAAAACAGTCATGGAAGGAAAGTAGGGAGGGAAAAAATCATAGGAAAGAAGGGAAATATTTCCCTTGTTTGCATTTCCTTGGAGGAAGGAAAGAAGTGAGTTTCTTTTTTCAACTGTTTACTTGGAGGGAAGGAAAGAGAGTGGAACTTAAATTTTAGCATTTGTTTATTGAAAGCataaaaaacataaatacaaAGCGGACGTTGCATGTGAACAATACTTCTGCACAAATTTGGCAAAACAATTTTGGTTAAAATCCCCAATCGGGGAAAGATCTCCATAGTCTGTTCCTCCCTCTCCCCATTCCTTCTAAAGGAAATTTAGGATGAGGATTGTTAGGTAAATCTTTCcgccattttattttttttcacattttcttCTTTGTAGGAAACACAACCTTGGATTAGATCATGGATGCATTATGAAATATTGACATTAGATGGCTTTGTTACAATGATATCACCTAGATCTATTACATTTAAATTAGAGCATGCATACAATATGAAAGGCATCATGTATCCAATCTTAAGGTGCTGAGATAAATATGTTTTGACGATAACAATGATGAGAATTCTGAAATTATCATCAAtgttaaagaatttaaaaagttGTAGGAGATGTTAACATGGGGCATTTTTTTGTACATGTATATGgcattttacttttatatccatATATTATGAATTTGTTGTTAGTTAGGAATTAACTATGACAAATGTGCAcatcaaacgagaaagaggaagaccaaagaagacttgattagcaataataaaataagataaaatttatttaaatataaatgatgatatagtaggggataaagCTCAATGACGTAGAATTGCGAGTTATACTCTATCTAGTGGAATAAGACTTGgttattgttgttattgttgttattaGTTAGGAATCAAACACCTTCGTTCTTTAATGCTAGAAGAAGTGAGACACAAAAATTTGAAGAAGAGAAAGTAGAATAATGATATGCAAGCAAAATCAACAAGTGAAATAATTATAAGTTGTTTGATAAGATATCATACGTCATAGTAGCACAAAGAGATAATATTATGTGACTGGCTACAACATATATCTCACACACTGATAGATTTTCTTTTATAAACCAAGGAATTGACTACAGGCATAAAAATTTGCTCAAGTATGTGGATGCAAAATTGATTACATATATGCCAAATTACATTCAAACACTATATCAAATTGGAAGAGCATCAAGTCGAGTTGATAGAATACCTGATAGGGCAGGCAGAAAACCTGACCAGGTTGACATTCAATCACATAAAATCCTAAAAGTCACAGACCCACTCAATAGGTATGTAGTTCAAATCAATGTAGTTCCATCCCATTAGTAAGTGTGATGTTCCCTGCACCCTTGGAAACATGCCAAGGAATTTGTCTCTCAAATCCTTGCATCTCACATTAATCAAAGTTGAATCCAACATGTGAAGGGCCTTGTGTTTTACTGGGTTTCTTTCTTATGGAACTTTATTGCAGTGCAccttatttgttttcttttttatttgtttatatctGGTTTATCTTATTATTATGCATTTCTAATTTTATAGGAATATGCCCAAGATGGAATTGACTGGGACAAAGTTGAATTTGTGGATAATACTGATTGCCTCAATCTCTTTGAAAAGGTTTGGCTGGTCTTTTTTGACTGCTGATACCTTTAGAAGTCTCATTAGAGCAATATCATGTTAACTTAATTGGTCGACTgaattatataaatataatctaaaCATTCTTATTCCTAAATAATATTCTATATTAATTTTTGGATGTGTTGAAAATTGGATTTATGGTGGAGTATGGTTATGCTCCTTATTCTCATGACTCATGTGGCAAGTCTATCATTTAATcttaataaagaaattaaaattcatGTGCTAGTATCCTTGGTGCACCAATATTTAATGTTCAAGTATTATCATTACACATTTGTTAGTACTTCCAAACTACTTTTGATTTGGTGAATGAGTTCCATACCTTTTTTGGATGGTCTTGAAGGGAAAGGAATATATTTGGTTATGAGCCGCAAGATGTTTACAATATCTTGTTTATGTGTCTTGGATAGTCAGCCCATGTATATTTCTGTATTTAGGGAGGTTTTATGTTAGCAAATTCACCTGATATTACACTTGTGGAATGTGGATTCATTATTTTGTTTGGGGTATTTGCCATTTTAGCCAATTCTTTAGGTATGCCTATGAAAACAGGAGCTCATCCTCCCATCTATTTACCAGAAGTGCAGTACACAGTTTCTTAGATTAGTTAGCTTAGGTGTTCTGAATTGGAGTGCTGGACATCACCTGGTATGGTTACTACAATTTGCTCTCCATTCTTTTAGCATTCTGTCCCATTACCTTTAACACAAAGATAGCAAAATAGAACTGTCttactttgtttagttttttttttttttctgacagACTAAATCTTAAATGTGCTACATGTGGATTGGTTTGTATTCTTCACTTAACTGGTGCAACTTTGTTTAATTCACACTAAAAAAAAATTGGTGCAAGTTTGTTAATTCACCTAAAAAACTGGTGCAAGCTTGCTTAGTTGCTGTCATGTCTCTAGTATGTGTTACTTTACTGTAATAGGCAGTGCCAAGATCTTGAATAGGCATTGGGTTGGGTGCGTGTGTATTATGGCTTAGTGATGATATCCTCAAGTTTCATACTTTTGGGCTCAAAGCAGAAGTAAGAGAAATATCATGCTCACTAAGCAACCTCATGGCAGGATTCCTGTCGACGACAAGTTTTTTTTGGTCTTGACCATGAGGTGTGTACCCGCACTACATTGGATGTTAAACTTACTCCTTTCGGGGCAAGAATGGCAAGGTTAAATCCTTTACAACAATTTCATTATAGTATTATACTAATTCGAACTGTTGAACTTTTATGGATCTAGCTGGCTTACCATTAGAGCTACTAACTGTCAGCTCAATGCCAGTTTTTAGCTATGGGAACATTTTGGCCTCTTAGAAGGCTCATTCATGACTTGGCATTAATCAGAACTCACAATGTTAAAGTTCCTATTTCCGTGATTTATTGACTGTACTCTGAGTAACAGAATGTCTTTTCCCTGTAGTTTCTGCAACTTACCATCCTTTCTAAGCTAATTTCAtgcttatttgatttttctttttccgtTTCTTATTTTCTCAATTTATCATATGAACTTTTCACTTCATGATCAGCATAATAACaggtcagagtattactgctgtTTACCTTATCATTGCAGAAACCTTTAGGGCTAATATCCCTTTTGGACGAAGAGTCTACTTTTCCTAAAGCATCAGATCTAACTTTTGCTAACAAGCTCATGCAGCACTTGACTGGTGACAACTGCTTTAAGGGGGAAAGAGGAGGTGCTTTTAGAATTTCCCATTATGCTGGAGAGGTCAGAAACTTCACTGTTTTTTGGCTTTGCTGGTATCTGATTTCTGTTTGTTGCTGAGTTTTAACAAAGGGATTTTCTTCTTTGTGGACCTCTTAATTGTATGGGTGGATTAAAAGAACTTTTCAgcttgattttatttttgttgtttgaTCAGCACACAGTTTGATTACAGAAATCTCATTTCCTTAACACACTTCTTGCTGTTTATTTAGATAGCATCATTCTTTCACTTAATCAGTAAATTACTCATTTGTTCTCCAAATTCCTCCATTTGACAATTGAAATGGCAACAGGTTTCATATGATTCAAATGGGTTCTTGGAGAAGAACAGAGATACATTGCATACAGATTTAGTCCAGCTTCTTGTTTCCTGTGCTCACCTGCTTCCCAAATCATTTCTCTACAACACACTGCAGTCTGAGAAGGATCAAAGCCCGTTTCGACAACTAGGTAGTGTTGATCTACGGAAGCTAAGTGTTGTGGCGAAATTTAAGGTAGTGACAACCATATTAAGTAATCAACATTTATGCTCTATACTATTCTGTCAAGGTCTTTTTCTAGACAGCTTACTGAACTCTTAAGGAGCTCAAGCAAGCCTTTACTGAGCTTAACTAGAGAGAATCTCATCTTATAATCATACTCAAACTCAAATCAATAAGTGAAACTTATCTTCATTATGCGTGGATAcatcttaaaagaatataaaaTGATTTGGATTCTAAGCAGTTACATTATGTCTTAAAACTACACTGGTAGTAATTAACTTGGTGACAACCATATTAAGTAATCAACATTTATGCTCGGTACTATTCTATCAAGATCTTTTTCTAGACAGCTTAATGAACTCCTAAGGAGCTCGAGCAAGCGTTTACTGAACTTAACTAGAGAGAATCTCATTTTATAATCATTCTCAAACTCAAACCAATAAGTGAAACATAGCTTCATTATGCATGGATAcatcttaaaagaatataaaaTGATTTGGATTCTAAGCAGTTACATTGTCTTAAAACTACACTGTTAGTAATTAACTTGGTGACAACTATATTAAGTAATCAACATTTATGCTCGATACTATTCTATCAAGCTCTTTTTCTAGACAGCTTAATGAACTCTTAAGGAGCTCGAGCAAGCTTTTACTTAGCTTAACTAGAGAGAATCTCATTTTATAATCATGCTCAAACTCAAATCAATATGTGAAACTTAGCTTCATTTTGCGTGGATTcatcttaaaagaatataaaaTGATTTGGATTCTAAGCAGTTACATTATGTCTTAAAACTACACTGGTAGTAATTAACTTGATAAAAGAAAAGATTATGTAGATTATTTTGTTCTCAATTAAtacattttatataaaatttagtatGTGTTttataaataagaaaataatataattaaatatttaaataaacctatatatatatatatatatatatataatgttagtgTTTAGGGCAGTTGACACTAAtaatctaactcagattttgattaaaataattaatcataTATAGAATGGGTGCTTGAAAGGGAGTGGAGCTTCTAGGGTCTTGTATGATCACACGCCTCCATTAAACTAAAAGGGAAGTATTGTAATTGTTAGGATCAATGACCAGTCTTGAAGAGGCTTGAGTATGTTTTGATATGACTAGGGGGTGGGGGAGAATAGCTGAAactctaaaataaaattttgcaaaTTCAAAGATAATACAAGCTTGTCCGTAGTACGAGAGTGCTCGTGCATATTTGGTTGTCTGTGTCAAGTATAGATGCAATGGAGGTAGTAATAAACAAATATAAACAAAGCTAATATACATATTTAAGGTGTTTCATTGAGCCCAGCTTAAATATGTTTGGTTATCCAAGCTAAACAAATTATTTGATCTTGTTCATTTGGCGTttcaaacaaatgtagatatgcTTTTCCCTAGTTTGTTTGCGATTCGGTTGGTTTGCAGTCCTATACTTGCTGAGCACTTCTGTCActaattttgagtttctaggaagaTGTCTTGCATGACTAAATTTTCTTTTGCAAAATGGCCTTTCCACTGGTAACACATTCTATTCTATCCTTCCTAAATATTTGTGTTACTAGGAGTCCCTTACATGTGCCTTTAACAAGATGAGAACTTTAATGTGGAATGAGATTTCTCTGTTACTCCCCTAGGCACATATTTTAGGGCCCTCTTTGACACTTGAAATTcataggatatctccattgatgTATGCTTCCTTCAATATCTTACTAAAAAGCTTTTCTTATACAATAGTTCCTTCCAACATTTATTTTAGTGGATCTGTGCAGATAAGCTATTTTCTGCACTTCTATTCCTTTAAACTTTCTTTATGAGATTAAACTTTTATACTTCTGAGAAACAAGAATAATTGTCAAACCTCTGTATTGTTGTGATGTTTATGGCTCATTAATAATTTCAATCATAATCACCAAGAGAGATAAATGTTCTAATGTTGCTAGGACTTGTAAGTTACAACTGTTGCATTGTGATTTTGGTGCCTaacattaaattatttttttatcaacgcTGGCATTTTCAAGAATAAATAGAAATTGTATTTTCACATATTTGCAAAACAAGTGAGTCTGTATCTTTGTATTGTATATGTTCATCATAGTCAAATCTAATGGTTGGACTTTTTGATATAAATTTGATTGCAAACTGATACTGTCATATGTTGCAACATGTTTGTAGGGACAACTTTTCAAGTTGATGCAAAGGTTAGAAAGTACTACTCCACATTTTATACGATGTATCAAGCCAAATAGCAAGCAACTCGCAGGCTTGTACCAGCATGATCTTGTCTTACAACAGCTAAGATGGTGTGGTGTTCTTGAAGTTGTCCGGATATCCAGATCAGGCTATC harbors:
- the LOC122035922 gene encoding myosin-1-like, producing MLSAAATSPSIVRSSLEVMLDSIRMKEEQPKDLPPALPVRPTARGRLPTSKRSVAVNLKVGQSASEEILRGHVKRDFENEEKMRRGDKEAVFRSGVFDSKKLRRLERPEESPYVMMTKLENHGKKVEVNDSRPSSVALPSSIPRNKKLGKSDTSECAVKKNMQVWCWTQEAKWELGHIQTVSGDNVKILLSDGNVLLVTGEDLLPANPHILDGVDDLIQLSYLNEPSVLHNLRYRYSCDSVYTKAGPVLVAINPFKEVPFYGKDYITAYKQKLTESPHVFAIADSAFNEMRRDGVNQSIIISGESGAGKTETAKFAMLYLADLGGGCGIEDEVLQSNSILEAFGNAKTSRNDNSSRFGKLIEINFSTAGKIGGAKIQTFLLEKSRVVQRPTGERSYHVFYQLCAGAPPSLKEELNLRTADEYEYLKQSNCLTIDYVDDAQRFHKLMEALDVIQISKQNQKHLFSTLTAVLWLGNICFSVVDNENHVEVVLGEGVANAAKLMDCEIPDLMLALSTRKIQAGNDNIIQKLTLQQAIDTRDALAKTMYSSLFDWLVEQINTSLEVGKCYAGQSISILDIFGFESFHKNGFEQFCINYCNEKLQQHFNRHLFKLEQEEYAQDGIDWDKVEFVDNTDCLNLFEKKPLGLISLLDEESTFPKASDLTFANKLMQHLTGDNCFKGERGGAFRISHYAGEVSYDSNGFLEKNRDTLHTDLVQLLVSCAHLLPKSFLYNTLQSEKDQSPFRQLGSVDLRKLSVVAKFKGQLFKLMQRLESTTPHFIRCIKPNSKQLAGLYQHDLVLQQLRWCGVLEVVRISRSGYPTRIKHQLFVERYGFLLIGNSKPHDSLSLAVAILQQFNVAPEMYRVGYTKLFFRTGQIATLEEARNQVLRGVVKVQKNFRCFQAHRCYREMMSGATTIQSFIRGQKARHNFDVLARRWSVAILIQKHVRRRIAKRRFGYQQKSIVLLQSLIRGWLARKNFAGWHIQEMPKQNHVLVKETSEMNLPRPVEVHLTNTNELHKRALMAEAALRKKEEENAILQQRLKQYESTWLQYELKMKSMEQTWQKQLCNLQLSLATARRSLLPDDMTSQSDRLDMYPINHSYESEDTSFSDQTPEETPTKHILDGEIARNIDYRNIAVIHLVKEFEKHRQTFEDDAGSIAKVKVGQASSKVNPVDELQKLKARFSSWKKAYKLRLRETKALLQKYGHPEEKASKKWWSVISTR